A DNA window from Aquarana catesbeiana isolate 2022-GZ linkage group LG01, ASM4218655v1, whole genome shotgun sequence contains the following coding sequences:
- the SLC39A3 gene encoding zinc transporter ZIP3: MNLVVAKLLCLLAVFVLMMLGSLGPVKLIVPDIERSSHSQRILSLCNSFAGGVFLATCFNALLPAVREKFEEVLKLGNVSTDYPLAETVMLVGFFLTVFVEQVILTFRKEKRSFYDLETLNVGSDAGSDSEYESPFISSNQDNNQYERGHSHHTHSLNIRELSKSGPLRLVSLVFALSAHSVFEGLALGLQEQGDKVLNLFIGVIIHETLIAVAMGVNMAKAKTSMGDAVKMAVLVSIMIPIGISIGLAIESAQNMASSITSALLQGLAAGTFLFVTFFEILVKELEDKYDRLLKVLFLVLGYAVLAILVFF, encoded by the exons ATGAATCTTGTAGTGGCAAAGCTGTTGTGCCTGCTAGCAGTATTTGTGCTGATGATGCTGGGTTCGCTTGGGCCTGTCAAGCTAATTGTGCCAGATATTGAGAGATCTTCCCATTCACAAAGGATCCTTTCCTTGTGTAACTCCTTTGCTGGAGGAGTATTCTTGGCTACGTGCTTCAATGCCCTGCTTCCTGCAGTGAGAGAAAAG tttgAGGAAGTTCTAAAATTGGGCAATGTCAGCACAGACTATCCACTGGCAGAGACTGTAATGCTGGTTGGATTTTTCCTCACAGTCTTTGTGGAGCAAGTAATCTTAACATTCCGGAAGGAGAAACGTTCATTCTATGATTTGGAAACCTTAAATGTGGGATCCGATGCTGGTAGTGACTCTGAATATGAAAGTCCATTTATATCCTCCAACCAGGACAACAACCAATATGAAAGAGGCCACAGCCACCACACTCATAGTCTAAATATCAGAGAACTCTCCAAGTCTGGTCCTCTTCGACTTGTCAGCTTAGTGTTTGCACTCTCTGCTCATTCAGTTTTTGAAGGTTTGGCACTTGGCTTGCAGGAACAGGGGGATAAGGTGCTAAACCTATTTATAGGTGTTATAATTCATGAAACCTTAATTGCTGTAGCAATGGGGGTGAACATGGCAAAAGCAAAAACGTCAATGGGCGATGCTGTGAAGATGGCTGTTTTAGTGAGTATAATGATTCCTATAGGTATTTCAATTGGATTGGCCATTGAGAGTGCCCAGAACATGGCGAGCAGTATAACTTCAGCTCTTTTACAAGGCCTTGCAGCAGGGACTTTCCTCTTTGTTAccttttttgaaattttggtgAAGGAGCTTGAGGATAAATATGATCGTTTACTGAAAGTACTTTTCTTGGTTCTTGGATATGCTGTTTTGGCAATACTAGTCTTCTTTTAA